A window of candidate division KSB1 bacterium genomic DNA:
CTCGCGGTTTGAGGCCATCAAAGCCTTTGGCCTGATAGGCCGCCAACCATTTGCGCAGGGTGTCTTCGCTGACGTGATGTTTTTTGGAATGCTGAATCCGAATCTCGAGGCACAGGGGGCGCGGTTTTCTGCCGTAGGTGCCCCAACGAATATAGCAGGTGTGCCCGCACAACAAGATCGGCGCCAATGCGGCGGGCGAATTACACCACGCTAAATATTCCTTGACATTTTGCGCGAAGACCATTAAAATAGATTGCCGTTGTTATGTTTTATTTCGTCCCCGCGCGGGAGTGCCAACTCCCCCGGACACTTTTGTTTTGAGGTGAAAACGTTACAACAGAACACCGGAAAACAATGTAGGAAAAATTTTGTGGGAAATCAATACGAGAAGTCGGCAAGAGGTTTTGGTAAAAGAATGTTGGAGGTTACATCCCTCCATCACCGGGCTATCCGGTGTGGTCTTTCCCTTCCGGCTCGCCGGAAG
This region includes:
- a CDS encoding helix-turn-helix domain-containing protein; protein product: MVFAQNVKEYLAWCNSPAALAPILLCGHTCYIRWGTYGRKPRPLCLEIRIQHSKKHHVSEDTLRKWLAAYQAKGFDGLKPRGRSDQGHARKIPAEVFEKAVALKKEAPQRGVAKIIRIMETTGLIKQGAF